TGATTTAGACTTTTTAAATAATAAAAATTTGACGCCAAAGAAGAATGAAAAAACCACTTTCCGAACGGGTAATCCAAAATCAGTCAGAAAAAAAGAATAAGCGAACCAATGCTAAGATTGAATTTATTGCACTGAAAGAAGACATTCGAGAAGCCCTTGATAAGGGATGTTCGATGAAAGCTGTTTGGGAAACCTTATCTGATGAAGGCCACATTTCATTCGGTTATAAGGCATTTAGACATTACGTACTTAAGTTAATTAAGTCAGAGCAGG
Above is a genomic segment from Legionella pneumophila subsp. pascullei containing:
- a CDS encoding TraK family protein gives rise to the protein MKKPLSERVIQNQSEKKNKRTNAKIEFIALKEDIREALDKGCSMKAVWETLSDEGHISFGYKAFRHYVLKLIKSEQENTRDEKQSKSKTTHEIKGFTFNPIPNPEELL